The following proteins are encoded in a genomic region of SAR324 cluster bacterium:
- a CDS encoding recombinase family protein encodes MKVYGYIRLNEQRAPKTSFLSLEKQTQMIRDYAAEHQLELEEIIEDSEVTSASLKMPGIQKVLELARNHEMDALIIARMDRVTRTVRLFNEFLEKIHIKHKVRFISVEEELDSGTESGALAMKVINIIGKWDLKMISDRTKDLIERKREVGESVGHAPFGYVYLHKKLVPHIPELKIVHLILEKRDNDSLSYHKIARYLNEHMIPSKRGGKWYAETVKTIYENPLYKEQEIAKIIQAS; translated from the coding sequence ATGAAAGTTTATGGATATATCAGGCTGAACGAACAGCGAGCCCCTAAGACCAGTTTTTTATCTCTGGAAAAACAAACTCAGATGATTCGGGATTATGCCGCTGAGCATCAGTTAGAGTTGGAAGAAATTATTGAAGATTCTGAGGTCACCAGTGCTTCTCTCAAAATGCCGGGAATTCAAAAAGTACTGGAACTCGCACGAAACCACGAAATGGATGCGTTGATCATTGCCCGAATGGATCGGGTGACCCGAACAGTCCGCCTCTTCAATGAATTTTTGGAAAAGATTCATATCAAACATAAAGTTCGGTTTATTTCTGTTGAGGAAGAGCTTGATTCAGGGACTGAAAGCGGCGCTTTGGCAATGAAAGTGATCAATATCATCGGGAAATGGGATCTCAAAATGATTTCAGACCGGACCAAGGATCTGATTGAACGCAAACGTGAGGTGGGTGAGAGTGTCGGACATGCGCCCTTTGGTTACGTTTATCTCCACAAAAAATTGGTGCCCCATATACCAGAATTGAAAATCGTGCATTTGATCCTGGAAAAACGTGATAATGATTCATTGAGTTATCACAAAATCGCACGCTACCTGAACGAGCACATGATCCCCTCCAAACGTGGCGGTAAATGGTATGCGGAAACCGTCAAAACCATTTATGAAAATCCACTGTATAAGGAACAGGAAATCGCGAAAATTATTCAGGCTTCGTGA
- a CDS encoding Rpn family recombination-promoting nuclease/putative transposase yields the protein MPRNQSKSDKSNSIQHDPSFKNLITDFPEDTLRWLLPEAEQRFGKIIKVDFIRQEMKKQWLSDEGRELDVPVQYTFEHQQLLIVLIEHQRDKAAFSIFKLAHYTLDVMEQFGDIPVIPMVIFADERKWRKDIQTEIRNELWGDLWMLFRFKKIKLKDMSAKEALESNNPVLNILVPTLDYRPEERLDIALKTYTQLSGVLSLRMFEKYMDFVDRYAHIQPEEKNLIIETLTKKQEGIMIRDAILQEGIQIGTMKGIEQGIEQGIEQGIEQGIEKGEWIGKIHAFESILKQPQTSTAELQRKSVEQLRQLAEALEAQLIH from the coding sequence ATGCCACGTAACCAAAGCAAATCTGATAAAAGCAACTCCATCCAGCATGATCCTTCATTCAAGAACTTGATCACTGATTTTCCCGAAGACACCTTGCGTTGGCTACTGCCTGAAGCTGAGCAACGGTTTGGCAAGATCATCAAGGTCGATTTCATCCGTCAGGAAATGAAAAAACAGTGGTTATCCGATGAAGGCCGGGAACTGGATGTGCCGGTGCAATACACCTTTGAGCATCAGCAACTGCTGATTGTGCTCATCGAACATCAGCGCGACAAAGCCGCTTTCAGCATTTTCAAACTGGCCCATTACACTCTGGATGTCATGGAGCAGTTTGGCGATATCCCGGTAATTCCGATGGTGATCTTTGCGGATGAGCGCAAATGGCGAAAAGACATCCAGACAGAAATCCGCAACGAACTGTGGGGGGATTTGTGGATGCTGTTCCGTTTCAAAAAGATCAAACTCAAGGACATGTCCGCAAAAGAAGCACTGGAAAGTAACAATCCAGTGCTCAACATTCTGGTACCGACACTTGACTATCGGCCAGAGGAACGGTTAGATATAGCCCTAAAGACCTATACTCAGCTATCAGGAGTATTGAGCTTACGGATGTTTGAAAAATATATGGATTTTGTGGATCGTTACGCCCACATCCAGCCAGAGGAAAAAAACCTCATCATTGAAACACTGACTAAAAAACAAGAGGGAATCATGATTCGAGACGCCATTTTACAGGAAGGTATTCAAATTGGTACCATGAAAGGCATTGAGCAGGGAATTGAGCAGGGAATTGAACAGGGAATTGAACAGGGAATTGAAAAAGGCGAATGGATTGGGAAAATTCATGCCTTTGAATCCATCCTCAAACAACCTCAAACTTCGACTGCAGAATTACAACGAAAGAGCGTGGAACAATTGCGTCAATTGGCAGAAGCCCTGGAAGCTCAACTGATTCATTAA
- the hrpA gene encoding ATP-dependent RNA helicase HrpA, producing the protein MFDEINTRIEKTMLLDRWKLRSRLRNLQKHPSHPDKISQLQADIERSVKIAESRLQASPNLTYPHALPIVAFRTAILENLNKHQVLVIAGETGSGKTTQIPKMCLEAGRGIFGKIGCTQPRRVAATSISAQVARELGGNTGDVVGYKIRFADQISGNTLIQFMTDGILLAETQGDRFLNAYDTLIIDEAHERSLNIDFLLGYLKQLLPKRPDLKLIITSASIDTQRFSDFFDQAPVLEVSGRMYPVQIEYLPFDAAQENEGEISMEDAMIRTIRELLNTTWQGDILAFLPGEREIREVVSGLSSHKQNVVFLPLFGRLSNKDQQAIFNPSSSRKVIVATNIAETSITIPGIRYVIDSGLARISRFNPKNQTQRLPVEFISRSSALQRSGRAGRVESGVCIRLYSEETLQNRPVYTEPEILRSNLAGVVLRMLSLKLGPVESFPFVDPPSTRLIRQGFQDLQDLGAVDEQNQLTRLGQEMARLPIDPRTARMLLEAEKQKALHEILVIAGGISIQDPREYPEEQKEKSRQIHASFSNKDSDFITLLNLWNAYHEEWENLASERKMRKFCKERFLSFPRMREWRDLYQQLRSILEEVRQIQLNEQPANNEAIHMSILSGYLSGIAQKQETQEYKGAGGKSLVIFPGSGVYKNGREWIVAAEMVETSRLFARTVANIDVKWLEPLGGPLCKHSYSDGRFDPESGRVLATEKVTLYGLTIVPRRNVSYGKVNPAEATAIFIRQGLVEEQLQSNHEFYRHNQALKHQLLSQGAKIRKNLEYDLEQAQEQFYQQRLYNIFSLHDLNRLIKQKRHAGETDFLFMKEDDMLPVLDASAEAFPDAWNLGGAELPLTYRMLPMQEKDGATLKIEEQLLPHIQPHMLEWLIPGQWEEKILYLLKALPKALRKLFVPIPQTAKTLAENMSPTAQTFAEALSQQIHKLYRVQIDPAEWDMSRLPVHLQLRIEILNDRQQVIAEGRNIVGMLDQHRKEREQFWSDSNRRESLGIWQQALKEWEIPMLGTWSFEQLPKQIELGIFQGIPLYAYPGLLENEQGIHRTLFHEQEDARQSTIPALGSLLLKDLGKDLAWMEKDLNDLKSLSSLYAMFGSFSQLKEYARFSIRQHVTDSNWIENRQQYETRKQQAFQKLKSISTDFSPRLEQLLRQGQETRLIVYAHLKQLQATGAGQDLLNHFEALMPVDFLKTVPYSRWPRMIQYLRAIKIRLERMSFNATKDAEKYQQWHPWKTRYEEIKAQSLSSAQTTALEEFRWLLEEFRITLFAPEIKTPAPISPKRLQIYCDMHFKTSGKP; encoded by the coding sequence ATGTTCGACGAAATCAATACCCGCATTGAAAAAACCATGCTTCTGGATCGCTGGAAACTGCGGTCCAGACTCCGAAACCTCCAGAAACATCCATCTCATCCCGATAAAATCAGCCAACTTCAAGCGGACATTGAACGTTCCGTAAAAATTGCAGAATCACGACTCCAGGCAAGTCCGAACCTCACGTACCCTCACGCTTTGCCCATTGTAGCGTTTCGCACAGCGATTCTGGAAAATCTCAACAAACATCAAGTGCTGGTCATCGCGGGTGAAACCGGTTCAGGCAAAACCACCCAGATTCCCAAAATGTGTCTCGAAGCCGGACGAGGGATCTTCGGGAAAATCGGTTGCACTCAGCCTCGCCGTGTCGCGGCCACCTCCATTTCGGCCCAGGTGGCTCGTGAACTGGGCGGAAACACCGGCGATGTCGTTGGTTACAAAATCCGGTTTGCCGATCAGATTTCGGGCAACACCCTCATTCAATTCATGACAGATGGTATTCTGTTGGCAGAAACGCAAGGAGACCGTTTTCTCAATGCGTATGACACCCTCATCATTGATGAAGCCCATGAACGATCGCTCAACATTGATTTTCTGCTGGGATACCTCAAACAACTCCTGCCCAAACGTCCAGACCTGAAACTGATCATCACTTCCGCCAGTATTGATACCCAACGATTTTCTGATTTTTTTGATCAGGCACCGGTGCTGGAGGTTTCAGGACGGATGTATCCGGTTCAGATTGAATATCTCCCGTTTGACGCCGCACAGGAAAATGAAGGGGAAATCTCGATGGAAGACGCCATGATCCGCACCATCCGGGAATTGCTGAACACTACCTGGCAAGGCGATATTCTGGCATTTCTTCCCGGAGAACGGGAGATCCGCGAAGTGGTGAGCGGTTTGAGTTCTCATAAACAGAATGTGGTGTTTCTGCCGTTGTTCGGTCGTCTTTCCAACAAGGATCAACAGGCCATTTTCAATCCGTCTTCCTCACGAAAAGTGATTGTGGCGACCAATATCGCCGAAACCTCCATCACCATTCCCGGAATCCGGTATGTCATCGACAGCGGATTGGCCCGAATCAGCAGATTCAACCCGAAAAACCAGACCCAGCGACTGCCGGTGGAATTCATTTCCCGGAGCAGTGCGCTCCAGCGTAGCGGACGTGCCGGGCGCGTGGAATCAGGAGTCTGTATCCGGCTTTATTCTGAAGAAACCCTGCAAAACCGTCCGGTTTACACCGAACCTGAAATTTTGCGTTCCAATCTCGCTGGGGTGGTGCTGAGGATGCTGTCCCTGAAACTCGGTCCGGTGGAATCATTCCCTTTCGTGGATCCCCCTTCAACCCGACTCATTCGGCAAGGCTTTCAGGATTTACAGGATCTGGGCGCTGTGGATGAACAGAATCAACTCACCCGGTTGGGACAGGAAATGGCTCGTCTGCCGATTGATCCGCGCACTGCCCGTATGTTGCTGGAAGCGGAAAAACAGAAAGCCCTGCATGAAATTCTGGTGATCGCGGGTGGCATTTCCATTCAGGATCCCCGTGAATATCCGGAAGAACAAAAAGAAAAATCACGCCAGATCCATGCCTCATTTTCCAACAAGGATTCTGATTTCATCACGTTGCTCAATCTGTGGAACGCCTATCACGAGGAATGGGAAAACCTTGCCAGTGAACGAAAAATGCGGAAATTCTGCAAGGAACGGTTTTTATCCTTTCCAAGAATGCGGGAATGGCGAGATCTGTACCAGCAACTCCGGTCTATTCTGGAAGAGGTACGGCAGATCCAGTTGAACGAACAACCCGCCAACAATGAAGCCATTCATATGTCGATCCTGAGCGGCTATCTGAGCGGTATTGCCCAAAAACAGGAAACACAGGAATACAAGGGGGCCGGTGGCAAATCCCTCGTTATTTTTCCCGGATCCGGTGTGTATAAAAATGGCAGAGAATGGATTGTTGCCGCTGAAATGGTGGAAACTTCCCGTCTGTTTGCCCGCACGGTGGCCAACATTGACGTGAAGTGGCTGGAACCGCTGGGAGGTCCGCTCTGCAAACACAGCTATTCCGATGGACGCTTTGATCCGGAATCAGGCAGGGTTCTCGCCACAGAAAAAGTCACGCTGTATGGACTGACCATCGTGCCCCGAAGGAATGTGTCCTATGGCAAGGTGAACCCCGCGGAAGCCACCGCGATTTTTATCCGTCAGGGACTCGTGGAAGAACAACTTCAGTCCAACCATGAATTTTATCGCCACAATCAGGCCTTGAAACACCAACTGCTGAGCCAGGGGGCAAAAATCCGCAAGAATCTGGAATATGATCTGGAGCAGGCCCAGGAACAGTTTTATCAGCAACGGCTGTACAATATTTTTTCCCTTCATGATCTCAATCGCCTCATCAAACAAAAACGCCATGCCGGAGAAACTGATTTTCTGTTCATGAAAGAGGACGATATGCTACCGGTGCTGGACGCTTCCGCTGAAGCGTTTCCTGACGCCTGGAATCTGGGCGGCGCGGAACTGCCACTGACCTACCGGATGTTGCCCATGCAGGAAAAAGATGGCGCGACTCTGAAAATTGAAGAACAATTGCTACCGCACATCCAACCCCACATGCTGGAATGGCTCATTCCCGGTCAATGGGAAGAAAAAATTCTGTATCTGCTCAAAGCTTTGCCCAAAGCCCTGCGTAAACTGTTTGTGCCGATTCCTCAAACCGCCAAAACCCTGGCTGAAAACATGAGTCCGACCGCTCAGACTTTTGCTGAAGCACTCAGTCAACAGATTCATAAGCTGTATCGAGTTCAAATTGATCCTGCGGAATGGGACATGTCTCGTCTGCCTGTTCATCTGCAACTGAGAATTGAGATTCTGAATGACAGGCAACAGGTCATCGCGGAAGGCCGAAACATTGTGGGAATGTTGGACCAACACAGGAAAGAACGGGAGCAGTTCTGGTCTGACAGCAACCGGAGAGAATCGCTGGGAATCTGGCAACAGGCATTGAAAGAATGGGAAATTCCGATGCTTGGAACCTGGTCGTTTGAGCAATTGCCCAAACAGATTGAACTTGGAATATTTCAGGGAATTCCACTGTATGCCTATCCCGGTCTGCTGGAAAATGAGCAGGGCATTCACCGTACTTTATTTCATGAACAGGAGGATGCACGACAGTCTACCATTCCAGCATTGGGTTCCTTGTTGCTCAAGGATTTGGGAAAAGACCTGGCCTGGATGGAAAAAGACCTGAACGATCTGAAATCCCTGAGTTCGTTGTATGCGATGTTTGGCAGTTTCAGCCAACTCAAGGAATACGCCAGATTCAGTATCAGACAGCATGTGACTGATAGCAACTGGATCGAAAATCGTCAGCAATATGAAACCCGAAAACAGCAGGCATTCCAGAAGCTGAAATCCATTTCCACGGATTTTTCTCCCCGCCTGGAACAACTGCTCCGACAAGGCCAGGAAACACGTCTGATCGTGTATGCCCACTTGAAACAATTACAGGCAACCGGGGCCGGACAAGATCTGCTGAACCATTTTGAAGCATTGATGCCTGTTGATTTTCTGAAAACAGTGCCCTATAGCCGTTGGCCCCGTATGATTCAATATTTACGAGCCATCAAGATCCGCCTAGAACGCATGAGTTTCAACGCCACCAAGGACGCCGAAAAATATCAGCAATGGCATCCCTGGAAAACCCGGTATGAAGAAATTAAAGCACAATCCCTGTCATCTGCCCAGACTACCGCTCTTGAAGAGTTCCGCTGGCTATTGGAAGAATTCAGGATCACTCTGTTTGCCCCCGAAATCAAAACCCCTGCCCCCATTTCGCCCAAACGTTTGCAAATTTATTGCGACATGCATTTCAAAACGTCTGGCAAACCATAG
- a CDS encoding acyl-CoA dehydrogenase family protein, with protein MTSLTSIDSGELNIFRQSLRKFLETRVQPDYLKWEKAEIFPRTVWNELGEAGFLGVDLPENYGGPEAPFPFSMIVLEELSRIGAAALASSVLVHSDIVAHYILHWGTEAQKKHWLPKMVSGEAVGAIAMTEPGAGSDLQGITTTAVRQGDHFIINGSKTFITNGQHADMVIVAAKTAPQGGAKGISLFLVDVNTPGFQKGRNLEKIGLHSGDTSELYFEDVKVSETTILGKENGGFMHLMNELPRERLGMSVMAVAASEGTLQWTLDYAHQRQLFAQPLAKFQNTRFKLAEAKTLIEVNRAFVEKCMAQYMEQKLDATTAAMAKLSATEMQNRIADECLQLFGGYGYMLEYPVSRAFVDARVQRIYGGTSEVMKEIIARSILGK; from the coding sequence ATGACATCCTTGACCAGCATTGATTCAGGTGAACTCAATATTTTTCGCCAAAGCCTCCGGAAGTTTTTGGAAACCCGGGTCCAACCCGATTATCTCAAATGGGAAAAAGCAGAAATATTTCCACGTACCGTCTGGAATGAACTCGGTGAAGCTGGCTTTCTTGGCGTGGATCTTCCGGAAAATTATGGCGGACCGGAGGCTCCGTTTCCATTTTCCATGATCGTTCTGGAAGAGCTTTCGCGGATTGGCGCCGCGGCTCTGGCATCGAGTGTGCTGGTGCATTCTGACATTGTGGCACATTACATTTTACACTGGGGCACTGAAGCACAGAAAAAACACTGGTTGCCTAAAATGGTGTCAGGTGAAGCCGTCGGTGCGATTGCCATGACCGAACCTGGTGCAGGTAGTGATCTGCAAGGAATTACGACTACTGCTGTTCGGCAGGGAGATCATTTCATCATCAATGGTTCCAAAACGTTCATCACCAATGGACAGCACGCCGACATGGTGATTGTCGCCGCCAAAACAGCCCCTCAAGGCGGAGCCAAAGGTATCAGTCTGTTTCTGGTGGATGTCAACACACCGGGATTTCAAAAAGGCCGCAATCTCGAAAAAATCGGGCTCCATTCCGGCGACACGTCTGAACTGTACTTTGAAGATGTCAAAGTTTCGGAAACCACCATTCTTGGCAAAGAAAATGGTGGCTTCATGCATCTGATGAATGAACTTCCCCGTGAACGCCTTGGCATGTCTGTCATGGCAGTTGCCGCTTCTGAAGGCACACTCCAGTGGACTCTCGATTATGCCCATCAGCGTCAGTTGTTTGCGCAACCGCTTGCCAAATTCCAGAACACAAGGTTCAAACTGGCCGAAGCCAAAACACTGATTGAAGTCAATCGGGCGTTTGTGGAAAAATGCATGGCTCAATACATGGAACAAAAACTGGATGCCACGACCGCGGCTATGGCAAAACTTTCGGCCACTGAAATGCAGAACCGGATTGCTGATGAATGTCTGCAACTGTTTGGCGGCTATGGATACATGCTGGAATATCCGGTTTCCCGTGCTTTTGTGGATGCCAGAGTTCAACGCATCTATGGCGGAACATCAGAAGTCATGAAAGAAATCATCGCTCGCTCCATCCTCGGCAAATAA
- a CDS encoding adenine phosphoribosyltransferase: MEHLKNLVRTIPDFPKPGIQFRDITTLLADPEGFRECVGILTGHYENEKIDVVAGIEARGFILGAPLALNLGTGFIPIRKPGKLPGKTIHVSYELEYGSDSLHMHEGSIKPGDRVLVVDDLLATGGTLEASCKLIEQSGGVVVGCACVIELPELGGRKRLSKYPMFTFISFGGH; the protein is encoded by the coding sequence ATGGAACATCTGAAAAATCTGGTCCGAACCATCCCTGATTTCCCCAAACCCGGCATTCAGTTCCGGGATATCACCACCCTGTTGGCAGATCCTGAAGGATTCCGTGAATGCGTCGGTATTCTGACCGGACACTATGAAAATGAAAAAATTGATGTTGTTGCTGGAATTGAAGCCCGTGGATTCATTCTTGGCGCACCCTTGGCCCTGAATCTGGGAACAGGCTTCATACCCATCCGCAAACCCGGAAAACTTCCTGGAAAAACCATCCATGTTTCCTATGAACTGGAATATGGCTCCGACAGTCTGCACATGCATGAAGGCTCCATCAAACCGGGCGACCGTGTGCTGGTTGTCGATGATCTGCTCGCCACAGGCGGCACCCTGGAAGCCAGTTGCAAACTCATTGAGCAGTCCGGCGGGGTTGTGGTCGGATGCGCCTGCGTCATTGAATTGCCAGAACTGGGTGGACGAAAACGATTGTCAAAATACCCGATGTTCACTTTCATTTCCTTTGGCGGACATTGA
- the mtnA gene encoding S-methyl-5-thioribose-1-phosphate isomerase, protein MLVQGTHYRTVWFEQNRIRFIQQNDLPHFFNILTLSTYEEAAHAIEHMLIRGAPAIGAMGGFGMALAILNAPNETWKEEVQTAAQRLRSTRPTAQNLFFGIERVLRAILQATNLQEAINRGITEAQNLADDEVNSSREIGRLGAELIQDGWNILTHCNAGWLACVDWGTALAPIYYAAQEGKKCFVYADETRPRGQGSKLTAWELGQAGIDHLVIADNAAGHFMSRGKIQMVITGADRIAANGDAANKIGTYTKAVLAQENNIPFYVAAPLSTVDFNCPSGAEIPIEERSQDEVHYTWGLNDDGNIVRVRTTPEFSQSANPAFDVTPARFITGIITEKGIVAPHQISQLKA, encoded by the coding sequence ATGCTGGTACAAGGAACCCATTACCGCACAGTCTGGTTTGAACAAAACCGGATCCGTTTCATCCAACAAAACGATTTACCGCATTTCTTCAATATTCTCACTCTTTCCACCTATGAAGAAGCGGCCCATGCCATTGAACACATGCTGATCAGGGGCGCACCAGCGATTGGTGCCATGGGAGGATTCGGCATGGCATTGGCGATACTCAATGCGCCGAATGAAACCTGGAAAGAGGAAGTTCAAACCGCCGCACAGCGACTGCGATCCACCCGACCCACCGCCCAAAACCTGTTTTTTGGCATTGAGCGTGTGCTACGTGCCATCCTTCAGGCAACGAACTTGCAGGAGGCAATCAACCGTGGAATCACCGAAGCTCAAAATCTGGCCGATGATGAAGTCAACTCAAGCCGTGAAATCGGACGACTCGGTGCCGAACTGATTCAGGATGGCTGGAACATTCTCACTCACTGCAATGCCGGTTGGCTGGCATGTGTTGACTGGGGAACCGCCCTGGCACCAATCTATTACGCGGCACAGGAAGGAAAAAAATGTTTTGTCTATGCCGATGAAACCCGTCCCCGTGGACAAGGCTCGAAACTCACGGCATGGGAACTCGGACAGGCTGGCATTGATCATCTGGTGATTGCGGACAATGCCGCAGGACATTTTATGAGTCGGGGAAAAATCCAGATGGTGATTACCGGGGCCGATCGGATCGCCGCCAACGGCGATGCGGCAAACAAGATTGGAACTTACACCAAGGCTGTTCTGGCACAGGAGAACAACATCCCGTTTTATGTCGCGGCACCACTTTCCACCGTTGATTTCAATTGCCCTAGCGGAGCGGAAATCCCGATTGAGGAACGTTCGCAGGATGAAGTGCATTACACCTGGGGACTGAATGATGACGGCAACATCGTGCGGGTACGCACCACGCCGGAATTCAGCCAGTCTGCCAACCCTGCCTTTGATGTCACACCGGCTCGTTTCATCACAGGCATTATCACCGAAAAAGGCATCGTCGCACCCCATCAAATTTCACAACTCAAAGCATGA
- the rpsD gene encoding 30S ribosomal protein S4, with protein MANKLTFSHKSCRRFGISVCGSVNCPLGRRNVAPGQHGASKQRSKPSAYGLQLTETQKLKTYYGISDNQLRIYYTKASKTKQQTNIALVQALETRLDNMVYRMGFASTLRAARQMVVHRHLLVNGKNVNKPGYAIQVGDTIQLREKSKGIERYKEWFQFFERPLGYVERDKANLSAKLVRAPEREEVPIQVDDHLVVEFMAR; from the coding sequence ATGGCAAATAAACTCACATTCAGTCACAAATCATGCAGACGGTTCGGTATTTCTGTCTGTGGTTCCGTCAACTGTCCACTCGGACGCAGAAATGTTGCCCCCGGACAACATGGTGCCTCCAAGCAACGTTCCAAGCCCTCGGCTTATGGCCTTCAGTTGACAGAAACCCAGAAGCTGAAAACCTATTACGGGATCTCAGACAACCAACTGCGAATCTATTACACCAAAGCCTCCAAAACCAAGCAGCAGACCAACATCGCTCTGGTTCAAGCCCTTGAAACCAGGTTGGATAACATGGTCTATCGAATGGGCTTTGCCAGCACCCTGAGAGCCGCGCGACAGATGGTGGTTCATCGTCATCTGCTGGTCAATGGCAAAAATGTCAATAAACCCGGCTATGCGATTCAGGTGGGGGATACGATTCAATTGCGTGAAAAAAGCAAAGGTATTGAACGCTACAAAGAATGGTTTCAGTTTTTTGAACGTCCCCTAGGCTATGTAGAACGGGATAAAGCCAATTTATCCGCCAAACTGGTCCGTGCTCCTGAACGAGAAGAAGTTCCGATTCAGGTTGATGACCACTTGGTGGTGGAATTCATGGCTCGCTAA
- the glnA gene encoding type I glutamate--ammonia ligase, which produces MFKTAEEVIKYVKNEKVELVDFRFLDLFNTWQHLNAPASAIGEYMEGIAFDGSSIRGWQAINNSDMKLVPDPSTAKLDPFTKRKTLVLMGDIVDPITGEAYSRDPRNVARKAENYLKSTGIADTAFFAPEAEFFIFDNVRYDYGMGHSMVELLSGELPWTTGDGSAPNLAYKIRPKSGYFPVAPTDSNMDLRDTMVMTLEQIGLQVERSHHEVAPAQHEINYKYNTMVKAGDDLQWFKYVLRNCARQAGKTVTFMPKPIFGDNGSGMHTHQSLWKNGKPLFAGDEYGGLSKDALYYIGGILKHARSIAAFTNPLTNSYKRLVPGFEAPINLAYSARNRSATIRIPVVDSPKAKRIEFRCPDSGANAYLGFTAMMMAGLDGIMNKIEPGDPMDVNIYDLPPEQLDKIEKMPKSLGESLEALEADHAYLLKGGVMTEDLIKAWLEYKYQDEVKQVNSRPHPYEYYLYFDI; this is translated from the coding sequence ATGTTTAAAACCGCTGAGGAAGTGATCAAGTATGTCAAAAATGAAAAAGTGGAACTCGTAGACTTCCGTTTTCTGGATTTGTTCAACACATGGCAGCATCTGAATGCACCCGCCAGCGCCATTGGTGAATATATGGAAGGAATCGCGTTTGATGGATCCAGTATTCGCGGATGGCAGGCCATCAACAACAGTGATATGAAACTTGTACCTGATCCTTCTACCGCTAAACTGGATCCGTTTACTAAAAGAAAAACCCTGGTGCTGATGGGCGATATCGTGGACCCGATCACTGGCGAAGCCTATAGTCGTGATCCTCGGAATGTGGCCAGAAAAGCTGAAAATTATCTGAAAAGCACAGGCATTGCTGATACCGCGTTTTTTGCTCCAGAAGCAGAATTCTTTATTTTTGACAATGTCCGCTATGACTACGGTATGGGTCATTCCATGGTAGAATTGTTGTCAGGCGAACTGCCCTGGACCACCGGTGACGGTTCCGCTCCCAATCTGGCGTATAAGATTCGTCCCAAAAGTGGATATTTCCCTGTTGCGCCTACCGATTCCAACATGGATCTGCGAGATACCATGGTCATGACTCTGGAACAAATCGGCCTGCAGGTAGAGCGCTCTCACCATGAAGTGGCGCCTGCTCAACATGAAATCAATTATAAGTACAACACCATGGTGAAAGCCGGTGATGATCTGCAATGGTTCAAATATGTTTTGCGAAATTGTGCTCGCCAGGCAGGAAAGACCGTGACATTCATGCCAAAACCAATTTTTGGTGACAATGGTAGCGGAATGCATACCCACCAGTCTTTGTGGAAAAATGGAAAACCTTTGTTTGCTGGCGATGAATATGGCGGTTTGAGCAAGGACGCATTGTATTATATCGGTGGTATCCTGAAACACGCTCGCTCAATCGCGGCTTTCACCAATCCCTTGACCAACTCCTACAAACGTCTGGTTCCAGGATTTGAAGCTCCGATCAACCTTGCTTATTCCGCAAGAAACCGCTCTGCGACTATCAGGATTCCTGTCGTTGATTCTCCTAAAGCCAAGCGAATTGAATTCCGCTGTCCTGATTCAGGGGCTAATGCGTATCTCGGCTTTACGGCCATGATGATGGCCGGACTGGATGGGATCATGAACAAGATAGAACCGGGCGATCCGATGGATGTCAATATCTATGATTTGCCACCCGAACAACTGGATAAAATTGAAAAAATGCCCAAATCTCTGGGTGAATCCCTTGAAGCGCTGGAAGCGGATCACGCCTATCTGCTCAAAGGCGGTGTCATGACGGAAGATCTGATCAAGGCCTGGCTGGAATATAAGTATCAGGATGAAGTGAAACAGGTCAATTCACGTCCTCATCCTTATGAATATTACCTCTATTTTGATATTTAA